The DNA window TGGTTGGAGGAGCTTCTGTTTCCACAATTTATTCCCTCATTTTTCCGGATTCGCCCACGTTTTCACAGTACATCGGGATGGATGCGCTTTTTCAGGAAATAAAAACCGAGAAAAGGAGCATCGTTGAGGTTGAACCGGGAGTAGAAAAGGTTGTTTCTGATACGTCATTAATTCAGCACAATGTCTTCGAGCTGTTTGAGGGCCGTATTGAAAATTTAAATGCCATGCTTCAAAGCCGGAAAGAAAAGAGAGCCACCGGCCAGATTCTGAAGGAACGGATGGCTGTGGCGATGGTTCGTTCGGGATTTGCGGTTCGGCGCGATTTGTTGAAAGCGATCCAGTCTGCAGATCCGCAGAAAACCATACTGCTGGCCTCCTTTTTTGCGGGCGCACAATCGGATAAGGCCGCGCATAAACTGGTTCAGAAAGCGCGTCAGTTTTTGCAGAAAAGAACGGAATATGTAGATGGATTTTCTTTGACGGAGGATCAGCAGGTCCGGCTTCTGTGCTATATTGAGTATATCTGTTCGGATGGAATTTCATCTGCTATTGAAGAGGTTCGGACTGATACAATATGGAGATCCGAGGAGACTGCATTTTACGGCTCTGTTCTGGCCGGTCTGATACAGGCGGAATATGATATCCCAATGGACCGTCTGGTTGCGGATCCTCTGACCCGGGCAATGATGAATCCCTCGTCGCTAAAGGGCATGGCTTCCAGTCACTGGAAAAGGTTGGGCAAAAACCCGCAGCTTGAATGGGAACAGGCACTTCTGGAGTCCAAGCCGGAAATCATTGTGAAGGCCGATACGCCGCCGAAGGAGGAAGAGGTGGTAAACCCGTATATCCGGGTAACCACTTCGATGGGGGTGGTGCTGGTGCCTGATGACGCCGAAGCTACCGATGCGTGGATTGCCGCCGCCAACCGGTTGGCAATTCGTGGATTTGTGTCGCTGGATGATGAAGTTGTGATTCTGAGTACCACCGGTGATATCGTCCGGAAAGGACAGCAGTGGTACATTGAATTACAGGATTTTACCTACACCTTCGATATCACCCGGATTGATCGGAACCGCGTCTACATGAAAGCCGGTGAACGCATTGATAATAGCGTTGCTGTTTTTAATTGATTGCGCGTGCAAGCTGTTCCATTTTTTCCGCTTTGTCGCCTTCGCAAATCCAGGCCAGTCCATAGTGTTCACACGGTGACGCCGGTGTGAGTGAAAATTCCGCTTTGGAATAATCGAAATAAACCGGGCCATCCGGAGAGCGGAGGTACCCTTTCACGCGATAGACGGAATCTTCGTGTTCCAGAATCAACGATTTGTAGCATTCCGGATCAACAGCATCATTCAGCTCCAGCGCAAATGCGGAATATCGGGGGTCGCGGCATTTCGCATATTCTCCGTGCAGGTCCGCGTGCGAACCGCCGGTTCCAAAGATAGGAAAATTCACCTGACCATATTCACACCTGCGCAAGTGTGCGCCGGGCTGGATATGCTGAATCTCAGCTTCGGTTTCCAACAGGTGCTGCTCGTTGAACAGATCGCATTTATTAAGCAGCACGAGATCGGCGGCCTCGACCTGATGAATGATATTCGGCAGGGTGTGAATCAGCCGGAGGAAACTGCGCGGTTCCACAATACTGATGATGTTGCTGAGTTCATAATGGTCGCCGAGACCGGTCTCTTTCAGCATATCGGCAATAACGCGCGGATCAGCCATACCGCTGGCTTCAATAATGACCCCTTCGGTATCGATATATTCCTCGTGGATTCGGCTCATCTGCCCGATAAACTCGGTGACCAGGCATTTGCAGAAAATGCTGCCGCCGGGAATAGAGACCACTTCGGGATTTTCTGCCGAAACGATGGCTCCATCCACATCAAGGGCGGAGAATTCGTTGACCAGATAGATCCATTTC is part of the Pontiella agarivorans genome and encodes:
- a CDS encoding CobW family GTP-binding protein, with the translated sequence MIPICLITGFLGTGKTTLLKRIVEQNKDRKWIYLVNEFSALDVDGAIVSAENPEVVSIPGGSIFCKCLVTEFIGQMSRIHEEYIDTEGVIIEASGMADPRVIADMLKETGLGDHYELSNIISIVEPRSFLRLIHTLPNIIHQVEAADLVLLNKCDLFNEQHLLETEAEIQHIQPGAHLRRCEYGQVNFPIFGTGGSHADLHGEYAKCRDPRYSAFALELNDAVDPECYKSLILEHEDSVYRVKGYLRSPDGPVYFDYSKAEFSLTPASPCEHYGLAWICEGDKAEKMEQLARAIN